Proteins encoded within one genomic window of Gemmatimonas sp. UBA7669:
- a CDS encoding glycoside hydrolase family 3 N-terminal domain-containing protein produces MPRRGLLCRVALVLSGLLQPLSSASSQAAAYLRAAPYLDTTRSVDARVQDLLARMGPLEKFHQLYMTPGNLDNSAHDYTAGSFGLQVSVRPGVPAQQAARAHAAHLDSMQQWFRTRTRLGIPALFFDEALHGLMREGATAFPQAIGLAATFDTALVARVHEAAARETRSRGIRMVLSPVVNIATDVRWGRTEETFGEDPWLVSAMGRAHVRAFEQAGIVATPKHFVANVGAGGRDSYPIDVSTRELTERHFPPFLSVIRDAGARSIMTAYNSVDGDPATQSRFLLTTVLRDQWKFPGFVISDAAATGGAVVLHRTERNTPEAAVHAWTSGLDVVFQSTYEQMRPYWRAIEQGMLPYSVIDSAVARVLRVKFALGLFDDTRIVPDSAAYWNGHATHRALAREAAAASIVLLHNTPRRVGGREQERARATGPSTPVLPLAAGLRRVALIGPDADSVRLGGYSGPGVAPVSLRAALAARRGIALRYARGPGRDVRGLTVVPASALSHGGAPGLSAQYWDNPDLAGSPTLSRVDETLDFTWTLSSPGAGLPYDHYSARWSGILTVPKGGTRALAIEGADGVRIWVDDMLVLDRWAKRSAGVWRAPVSLAAGAHTLRVEFHERRGNVKLKLLWDVGTPQPVEREIAEAVAAARASEVAVVVAGIEEGEFRDRSVLALPGAQERLIAAVAATGVPTVVVIVGGSAVTMPWLDRVDAVLMAWYPGEEGGNALADVLFGDVNPSGRLPISFPQREGQLPLTYDHKPTGRGDDYLDGSGAPLFPFGHGLSYTTFSMDSLSILSASSFGAPANAPPPIQIRVRVTNTGARAGNEVVQLYVRAQRAPIAQPVISLRSVSRVFLQPGESRWVEFRMYERDFTFLNRDLQWAESFDSSQLMIGASSVDIRLWRSR; encoded by the coding sequence ATGCCTCGTCGCGGTCTCCTCTGTCGGGTCGCTCTGGTCCTGTCGGGATTGCTGCAACCGCTTTCGTCGGCGTCTTCGCAAGCCGCGGCCTACCTCCGCGCTGCGCCCTACCTCGACACTACGCGCAGCGTCGATGCGCGGGTGCAGGACCTGCTGGCGCGCATGGGACCGCTGGAGAAATTCCATCAGCTGTACATGACCCCGGGCAATCTGGATAACTCTGCGCATGACTACACCGCAGGAAGCTTTGGTCTGCAGGTGAGTGTGCGCCCTGGGGTACCGGCGCAGCAGGCGGCCCGTGCGCACGCGGCGCATCTCGACAGCATGCAGCAGTGGTTCCGCACCCGCACGCGACTGGGCATTCCGGCGCTGTTCTTTGATGAGGCGCTGCATGGGCTCATGCGCGAAGGGGCCACGGCCTTTCCGCAGGCCATTGGTCTCGCGGCCACTTTCGACACGGCGCTCGTGGCGCGTGTGCACGAAGCGGCAGCCCGCGAAACGCGGAGTCGCGGCATTCGCATGGTGCTGTCGCCGGTGGTCAACATTGCCACCGACGTGCGCTGGGGCCGCACCGAGGAAACGTTTGGTGAAGACCCCTGGCTGGTGTCAGCCATGGGCCGCGCACATGTCCGGGCCTTCGAGCAGGCCGGCATCGTGGCGACGCCCAAGCACTTCGTGGCCAACGTGGGAGCCGGCGGACGTGACAGCTATCCGATTGACGTGAGCACACGCGAGCTCACCGAACGCCACTTCCCGCCGTTTCTCTCGGTCATTCGTGACGCCGGTGCGCGCAGCATCATGACGGCGTATAACAGTGTCGATGGCGATCCGGCCACACAGAGTCGCTTTCTTCTCACGACCGTGCTGCGGGATCAGTGGAAATTCCCGGGTTTCGTCATTTCTGACGCGGCGGCCACGGGCGGCGCGGTGGTGTTGCACCGCACCGAGCGCAATACGCCGGAAGCAGCAGTGCACGCGTGGACGTCCGGTCTTGATGTGGTGTTTCAGAGCACCTACGAGCAAATGCGGCCGTACTGGCGCGCCATCGAGCAGGGCATGCTGCCGTATTCGGTCATCGACAGCGCCGTGGCCCGCGTGCTGCGAGTGAAGTTTGCTCTGGGCCTGTTTGACGACACGCGTATTGTGCCGGACAGCGCAGCCTACTGGAACGGACATGCGACGCACCGGGCACTGGCGCGTGAGGCGGCGGCGGCGTCCATCGTGCTGCTGCACAACACACCGCGCCGCGTAGGTGGCCGCGAGCAAGAACGTGCACGTGCAACTGGTCCGTCCACACCGGTCCTGCCTCTCGCCGCCGGCCTGCGTCGTGTGGCGCTCATTGGCCCTGATGCCGATTCCGTGCGACTTGGTGGATACAGTGGACCCGGCGTTGCGCCGGTCAGTCTGCGGGCGGCGCTCGCGGCGCGCCGCGGCATTGCGCTGCGGTATGCGCGCGGACCAGGACGTGACGTGCGAGGTCTCACCGTGGTGCCGGCATCGGCTCTCTCGCATGGCGGCGCCCCCGGTCTGTCGGCGCAGTACTGGGACAACCCTGATCTTGCCGGCTCGCCAACCCTCTCGCGCGTGGATGAAACGCTCGACTTCACGTGGACGCTGTCGTCACCAGGCGCAGGCTTGCCCTACGACCACTACAGCGCTCGATGGTCGGGTATCCTCACGGTGCCCAAAGGTGGCACACGCGCGCTCGCCATCGAGGGAGCGGACGGCGTGCGGATCTGGGTGGATGATATGCTGGTGCTGGATCGCTGGGCCAAGCGCAGCGCCGGCGTGTGGCGGGCGCCGGTTTCGCTGGCCGCGGGCGCGCACACGCTCCGGGTGGAGTTTCACGAACGGCGCGGCAACGTAAAGCTCAAGTTGCTTTGGGACGTGGGCACACCCCAGCCGGTGGAGCGGGAGATTGCCGAGGCCGTGGCGGCTGCGCGCGCCAGCGAGGTGGCGGTGGTGGTGGCCGGCATCGAGGAAGGCGAGTTCCGTGATCGCTCGGTGTTGGCACTGCCGGGCGCACAGGAGCGACTCATTGCGGCGGTGGCCGCGACGGGTGTGCCCACAGTCGTGGTGATCGTGGGGGGAAGCGCCGTCACCATGCCCTGGCTCGATCGGGTGGACGCTGTACTCATGGCCTGGTATCCCGGTGAAGAGGGTGGCAACGCGCTGGCCGACGTACTGTTCGGCGACGTGAACCCCTCGGGTCGTTTGCCCATTTCGTTTCCGCAGCGCGAGGGGCAGTTGCCGCTGACCTATGACCACAAACCCACCGGGCGTGGTGACGACTACCTCGACGGCAGTGGCGCACCGCTGTTTCCGTTTGGGCATGGGTTGTCGTACACCACGTTCTCGATGGATTCCCTGAGCATCCTCTCGGCCAGCTCCTTTGGTGCTCCAGCCAACGCACCACCGCCTATTCAGATTCGTGTGCGTGTCACCAACACAGGTGCGCGCGCCGGAAACGAGGTCGTGCAGCTGTACGTGCGCGCTCAGCGCGCGCCCATCGCGCAGCCCGTCATATCCCTCAGGAGTGTCTCGCGGGTCTTTCTGCAGCCCGGAGAATCGCGCTGGGTGGAGTTCAGAATGTACGAGCGCGATTTCACCTTCCTTAACCGCGACCTGCAATGGGCAGAATCCTTCGATTCGAGTCAACTCATGATCGGCGCGTCGTCGGTGGACATTCGACTCTGGAGGAGTCGGTGA
- a CDS encoding alpha-L-fucosidase yields the protein MTSRREFLQQSVAMALMPALRSGLYHEPSGYAQPASRPRPTRAQLDWQRDELALFCHFGVNTFTNREWGDGREDPSIFNPSALDCREWTRAAKACGAKALILTAKHHDGFCLWPTATTTHSVASSPFRNGQGDLVREFVDACRADGLRPGLYLSPWDRNHPAYGDSPRYNDVYRAQLTELLTRYGNIHEVWFDGANGEGPNGKRQQYDWPATWSLVRRLQPNAVMFSDAGPDVRWIGNERGVAGETNWSTVRPEIVPVPGLEGAEVMRSLQQGDRDGTVWRPGETDVSIRPGWFWHPAEDTKVRSADNLKQLWFTSVGRNSKLLLNVPPTSSGRFHVTDVANLRLMRERLDARFADPVTRSARGRWAVQSDTAATLTLSLPRPVEIGAVDLREDISAGQRVAAFVLEGQTAAGWQTLVAGTTIGYRRAEPLAPVTVTALRLRITDAVERPRQVAVAAFAPV from the coding sequence ATGACCAGTCGCCGAGAGTTCCTGCAACAGTCGGTGGCGATGGCCCTCATGCCCGCGTTGCGCTCGGGTTTGTACCATGAACCAAGCGGGTACGCGCAACCCGCAAGTCGCCCCCGCCCCACGCGCGCACAACTCGACTGGCAGCGCGACGAACTCGCGCTGTTCTGTCACTTCGGTGTCAACACCTTCACCAATCGTGAGTGGGGTGACGGACGCGAAGATCCGTCCATCTTCAATCCCTCGGCCCTCGACTGCCGCGAGTGGACACGCGCGGCCAAAGCCTGCGGTGCCAAGGCGCTCATTCTCACGGCCAAGCATCACGACGGCTTCTGTCTCTGGCCCACCGCCACCACCACGCACTCGGTGGCATCGAGTCCCTTTCGCAACGGTCAGGGTGATCTGGTACGGGAGTTTGTCGACGCCTGTCGCGCTGATGGCCTGCGCCCCGGCCTCTATCTCTCGCCCTGGGACCGTAATCACCCGGCCTATGGTGATTCGCCGCGCTACAACGACGTGTATCGTGCGCAGCTCACCGAGTTGCTCACCCGCTACGGCAATATTCACGAGGTGTGGTTCGATGGCGCCAACGGCGAGGGGCCCAATGGCAAGCGCCAACAGTACGACTGGCCGGCCACCTGGTCGCTGGTGCGCCGTCTGCAGCCCAACGCGGTCATGTTCTCCGACGCCGGGCCCGATGTGCGCTGGATTGGCAATGAGCGTGGTGTGGCCGGCGAGACCAACTGGAGTACGGTGCGTCCCGAGATCGTGCCGGTTCCCGGGCTCGAGGGGGCGGAGGTCATGCGTTCGCTGCAGCAGGGTGACCGCGACGGCACCGTGTGGCGTCCCGGCGAAACCGATGTGAGCATACGTCCCGGTTGGTTCTGGCATCCCGCCGAAGACACGAAGGTACGCTCGGCGGACAATCTCAAGCAGCTCTGGTTCACCAGCGTGGGGCGCAACAGCAAGCTGTTGCTCAACGTGCCACCAACTTCGTCGGGGCGTTTTCATGTGACCGATGTGGCCAACCTGCGCCTGATGCGCGAGCGGCTGGATGCCCGCTTTGCAGATCCGGTTACACGTAGCGCGCGGGGCCGCTGGGCGGTGCAGAGTGACACGGCGGCCACGCTCACCCTGAGCCTGCCGCGCCCGGTGGAGATCGGCGCGGTGGATTTGCGGGAGGACATATCCGCGGGGCAGCGGGTGGCGGCCTTTGTGCTCGAGGGACAAACGGCAGCGGGCTGGCAGACGCTCGTGGCCGGCACGACCATCGGCTACCGACGAGCGGAGCCGCTGGCGCCCGTTACCGTGACGGCCCTTCGCCTTCGCATCACGGATGCTGTCGAGCGGCCACGACAGGTGGCGGTGGCGGCCTTTGCGCCGGTGTAG
- a CDS encoding PEP-CTERM sorting domain-containing protein, with amino-acid sequence MTSFFASRMRSLLAGFALAAVVPFIAPTDASAQVFSQVGNGVPLYGFGVPLYATVGQTFTAAVDGQLSAFSFWLGNEAPSPDANTVDADQLRFRAYIMAWNGSASVGPVLYSSDITSGPTSNPQQFTFAPGSLMLTSGSSYVAFLSASGLFPENPDFAVAAVGLSDESGLGGTSVFLDSGDDMDCFLATCAAAWQSGTDFSAPQLQFEIVVRTVPEPASVSLALIGMAGLTLAARRRRLAPR; translated from the coding sequence ATGACTTCCTTCTTCGCATCACGTATGCGTTCACTGCTGGCGGGCTTCGCGCTGGCGGCGGTGGTCCCGTTTATCGCACCAACCGACGCTTCGGCTCAGGTCTTCAGTCAGGTCGGAAACGGCGTCCCGCTGTATGGCTTCGGCGTGCCGCTATATGCCACAGTCGGGCAGACGTTCACCGCTGCAGTCGATGGCCAACTGAGTGCGTTCAGCTTCTGGCTGGGCAACGAAGCCCCATCCCCTGACGCCAACACGGTCGATGCGGACCAGCTGCGCTTTCGTGCCTACATCATGGCATGGAACGGGAGCGCGTCAGTCGGCCCGGTGCTCTACAGCAGCGACATCACGTCGGGCCCAACCAGCAACCCGCAGCAGTTCACGTTTGCACCCGGTTCGTTGATGCTGACCTCAGGCAGCAGTTACGTGGCCTTCCTTTCGGCCTCAGGACTCTTTCCGGAGAACCCGGACTTTGCCGTGGCGGCTGTGGGGCTGTCCGACGAATCCGGGCTGGGGGGGACATCGGTCTTTCTCGACAGCGGGGATGACATGGACTGCTTCCTCGCGACCTGCGCGGCCGCGTGGCAGAGCGGCACCGATTTCAGTGCGCCGCAACTGCAGTTCGAGATCGTCGTGCGCACGGTACCGGAACCGGCGAGCGTGTCGTTGGCGCTGATCGGAATGGCTGGTCTCACTCTCGCCGCACGTCGGCGGCGTCTGGCGCCGCGCTGA
- a CDS encoding DNA/RNA non-specific endonuclease, whose translation MSASLRRAAALVLCSVGVTLAACADRTPVAPVLASAARFNGAAGPTVRISEFHYDNAGGDVGEAIEISGPAGTDLTGWSIVRFNGSTPSAATIYLGGLAANSAITAVPFPSGTIIPATCGDRGVVVLSYATDGLQNGGNDGFALVNAQGTVVELLSYEGSFTVAAGAAVAAGLTSVDVGQSEIGTTPIGHSLQRTAAGPWEAPKANTFGSCNDAGEVPPPAVVATVELTPANAELAPGATLSLTATARDAANAVIAGAALTWSASNAAVASVSVNGTVTAIVEGTTSITATAASGASASAIITVVTPPPPSGGAVRITELHYDNVGSDVDERVEVEGPAGTNLSGWSLVFYNGNGGSSYLTRALTGVIPATCGARGVIVEAVSGIQNGGAGTNSEPDGLALVNAAGAVVEFISYEGVFTASNGPAAGLTSTNIGVAQDGAPIGLSLQRNVDGSAWRSATSAFGSCATDAAPGGAYSISVFGRDNGDPALPVGYQDQLFATVRDASNAVVNTPVTWSVTPLGAATIDERGVLTALQAGTVTVRAEALGASRTLTLATTVATAGANAVYAGNTAFGDPVDATPGDDYILRRTEFTSSWNPQRGIPNWVSYNLEATHFGSADRCDCFTFDPELPANFPRYTTADYTDAGDSAGYAIDRGHLARSFDRTSGSLDNARSFLFTNIIPQAAAVNQGPWALFENFVGDLARLNNREVYIVTGATGSKGTVKNEGKITIPSHVWKVVVVLPRDQGLADVTTRNTAQVYAVIMRNDPDVTGGWEQYATTVDAVETLSGYDLLSLLPDEIETQLERGNRFPTAVLNGPWAGVEGEMLSFSSSGSFDPDAGATLSYLWQFGDGTTSTAASPSKVFVQNGTYSVSLTVSDQFGASHTSTAVASIANSAPVVTPVPPATWTAGQSALFGVRFSDAGTRDAPYTVRINWGDGSALSQFSTLVQPATPLNRSKTYAAPGTYVITVTVTDRDGGVGTASYSVTVN comes from the coding sequence ATGTCCGCCTCACTTCGGCGCGCCGCTGCGCTGGTGTTGTGCAGCGTCGGCGTCACCCTGGCCGCGTGTGCCGATCGCACACCCGTCGCCCCCGTTCTTGCAAGCGCAGCGCGCTTCAATGGTGCCGCGGGCCCCACGGTGCGCATCAGCGAGTTCCACTACGACAACGCCGGCGGCGATGTCGGCGAGGCTATCGAAATCAGCGGCCCGGCGGGCACTGACCTGACCGGTTGGAGCATCGTGCGCTTCAACGGGTCGACACCTTCCGCAGCGACGATCTACCTTGGTGGCCTTGCGGCCAACTCGGCCATCACCGCTGTCCCGTTCCCGAGCGGTACGATCATTCCTGCAACCTGCGGTGACCGTGGTGTGGTCGTGCTCTCGTACGCCACCGACGGTCTGCAGAACGGTGGCAACGACGGCTTCGCGCTGGTGAATGCGCAGGGCACCGTCGTGGAGTTGCTGTCGTACGAGGGCAGCTTCACTGTGGCCGCTGGCGCCGCCGTGGCGGCCGGCCTCACCTCCGTGGATGTCGGGCAGTCCGAGATTGGTACCACACCCATTGGGCATTCGCTGCAGCGTACGGCGGCCGGCCCCTGGGAGGCACCGAAGGCCAACACCTTTGGCAGCTGCAATGATGCCGGCGAAGTACCGCCTCCAGCCGTGGTGGCGACGGTCGAGCTCACGCCCGCCAACGCCGAGCTCGCGCCGGGCGCCACGCTGTCGCTTACGGCCACCGCGCGGGACGCGGCCAATGCCGTGATTGCCGGCGCTGCGTTGACGTGGAGCGCAAGCAATGCGGCCGTTGCCAGCGTGTCGGTCAACGGCACGGTCACGGCCATTGTTGAGGGCACGACCAGCATCACCGCCACCGCAGCAAGTGGCGCATCGGCCAGCGCGATCATCACCGTGGTCACGCCGCCACCACCAAGTGGCGGCGCGGTCCGTATTACGGAGCTGCACTATGACAACGTCGGCAGTGATGTGGACGAACGGGTGGAAGTGGAAGGACCCGCCGGCACCAACCTCAGTGGCTGGAGCCTGGTGTTCTACAACGGCAATGGCGGCAGCTCGTATCTCACCCGCGCGCTGACGGGAGTCATCCCCGCCACCTGTGGTGCACGCGGTGTGATCGTGGAAGCCGTCAGCGGCATTCAGAACGGCGGCGCGGGCACCAACAGTGAACCCGATGGTCTCGCGCTGGTGAACGCGGCGGGCGCAGTGGTGGAGTTCATCTCCTACGAGGGCGTGTTCACCGCCAGCAACGGTCCGGCGGCCGGTCTGACGTCCACCAACATCGGGGTAGCGCAGGATGGCGCGCCCATTGGCTTGTCGCTGCAGCGCAATGTGGACGGCAGTGCGTGGCGTTCGGCCACCTCGGCGTTCGGGAGTTGCGCCACCGATGCCGCGCCGGGCGGCGCGTACAGCATTTCCGTCTTTGGGCGTGACAATGGCGATCCAGCCCTTCCGGTTGGCTACCAGGACCAATTGTTCGCCACCGTGCGGGACGCCAGCAATGCGGTCGTGAACACCCCTGTCACGTGGAGCGTGACGCCACTTGGCGCGGCCACCATCGACGAGCGCGGCGTCCTCACGGCGCTGCAGGCCGGTACCGTCACCGTGCGCGCCGAAGCGCTTGGCGCCTCGCGTACCCTGACCCTCGCCACCACGGTGGCCACGGCTGGTGCAAACGCCGTCTACGCCGGCAACACCGCGTTCGGTGATCCGGTGGATGCGACCCCGGGTGACGACTACATCCTGCGCCGCACCGAGTTCACCAGCTCGTGGAACCCGCAGCGCGGAATTCCCAACTGGGTGAGCTACAACCTCGAGGCCACGCACTTTGGTAGCGCCGATCGCTGCGACTGTTTCACCTTCGACCCCGAGCTGCCGGCGAATTTCCCGCGCTACACCACGGCCGACTATACCGACGCCGGAGATAGCGCAGGCTACGCCATCGACCGCGGCCATCTGGCGCGCTCCTTCGATCGCACCAGCGGTTCACTCGACAACGCGCGCAGCTTCCTGTTCACCAACATCATTCCGCAGGCCGCGGCGGTGAATCAGGGGCCCTGGGCGTTGTTCGAGAACTTCGTCGGCGACCTCGCCCGCCTGAACAATCGCGAAGTGTACATCGTGACCGGCGCCACGGGCAGCAAGGGCACGGTGAAGAACGAGGGCAAGATCACCATCCCCTCGCATGTGTGGAAGGTTGTGGTGGTACTGCCGCGCGATCAGGGTCTGGCCGACGTGACCACTCGCAACACGGCGCAGGTGTACGCCGTCATCATGCGCAACGATCCCGACGTGACCGGTGGCTGGGAGCAGTATGCCACCACGGTGGATGCGGTGGAGACCCTCAGCGGCTACGACCTGCTCTCGCTGCTCCCTGATGAAATCGAGACGCAGCTCGAACGCGGCAATCGCTTTCCGACGGCGGTGCTGAACGGTCCGTGGGCTGGCGTCGAAGGCGAGATGCTGAGCTTCTCGTCGTCCGGCAGCTTCGATCCGGATGCGGGCGCCACCCTCAGCTACCTCTGGCAGTTCGGTGACGGCACCACCTCCACGGCGGCCTCACCGTCCAAGGTGTTTGTGCAGAACGGCACATACAGCGTGTCCCTCACCGTGAGTGATCAGTTTGGCGCCTCGCACACCAGCACGGCGGTGGCAAGTATTGCCAACAGCGCGCCCGTGGTGACGCCGGTACCACCGGCCACCTGGACTGCCGGCCAGAGCGCACTGTTCGGCGTGCGCTTCAGCGACGCCGGCACACGCGACGCCCCATACACGGTGCGCATCAACTGGGGCGATGGCTCGGCCCTCTCCCAGTTCTCCACGCTGGTGCAGCCCGCGACTCCGCTCAATCGCAGCAAGACCTACGCAGCACCAGGCACCTATGTCATCACCGTCACCGTCACGGACCGTGACGGCGGCGTGGGCACGGCTTCGTATTCCGTCACCGTCAACTGA
- a CDS encoding lamin tail domain-containing protein, which yields MSRPFTLRAAMLVALAALASCAPDAPLSAPDNLRAARDVVAPSALVGTIFINEVESNQGTPGDWIELYNAGSEAVDLSGFYIRDDNNARTDRLPAGSVIPAGGFLVLDEGNQFAFGLGAADQARLFAPDGVTIIDQYSWPTHAATTYARCPDGSSNWATSTLSTKGAANDCSVRVVINEVESSGDDAGDWIELYNPSLAPADVGGFVLSDNNDAQRYVIPAGTFIPAQGHLVFLESTFGFGLGGSDAVRLFRPDGVTLADSYTWSVHAATTYGRCPDGTGTFVTTQASTRGSTNNCGAPTAAVKINEVESNGDVVGDWVELFNTSAQPVDLSGYVFRDNDNTRGYTLPGGTVIPANGYLVLLESQFGFGLGGGDEARLFAPGGVTLVDSYAWPTHAALTYGRCPDGTGAFASTTVSTRGTANVCGTPLSFLAWPGSATVSTVDAANTFGSNMSGLSFQSVAGVPTGVVWAVKNGPGTLYRLTNVNGIWTPRASRLWSNGKALRYPDGTGDVDAEGVVARGTAIYVSAERNNNASSVSRLSILRYDVAVENGATLVATHEWNLTAALPAVGANLGLEGITFVPDAYLTARGFLDESKGRAYSPADYPNHQGGLFLVAVEGTGMVHAFALDHVNGSFTRVASFAGGYPGAMDLTFDAELGQLWVICDAPVRVAAPCIASTRRMVRSHVASSSCASVSSVRRACPTPTTKASRSRRYRLA from the coding sequence TTGTCCCGCCCATTTACTCTCCGCGCCGCAATGCTGGTGGCGCTTGCCGCACTGGCCAGTTGCGCGCCGGACGCTCCCCTGTCCGCACCTGACAATTTGCGTGCGGCCCGCGACGTGGTCGCCCCCAGCGCACTCGTCGGTACCATCTTCATCAACGAAGTCGAATCCAATCAGGGCACGCCAGGCGACTGGATTGAGCTGTACAACGCCGGTTCCGAGGCGGTGGACCTGAGCGGCTTCTACATCCGCGATGACAACAATGCCCGCACGGACCGGCTGCCGGCCGGTTCCGTCATTCCGGCGGGTGGTTTTCTCGTGCTCGACGAAGGCAACCAGTTTGCGTTCGGACTGGGGGCCGCCGATCAGGCGCGGCTCTTCGCGCCAGACGGCGTGACGATTATCGACCAGTACAGCTGGCCGACCCACGCGGCCACGACCTACGCGCGTTGCCCGGATGGCTCGTCCAATTGGGCCACGTCCACGCTGTCCACCAAGGGCGCCGCCAACGACTGCAGCGTGCGCGTGGTCATCAACGAAGTCGAATCCAGCGGCGATGACGCGGGCGACTGGATTGAACTGTACAATCCGTCTCTCGCACCGGCTGATGTTGGCGGCTTCGTACTCAGCGACAACAACGACGCGCAGCGCTATGTCATTCCTGCGGGCACATTCATTCCCGCGCAGGGACATCTGGTGTTTCTCGAGAGCACCTTCGGCTTTGGTCTCGGCGGCTCCGATGCGGTGCGGCTGTTTCGCCCTGACGGGGTGACGCTGGCCGACAGCTACACCTGGTCGGTGCACGCGGCCACGACCTACGGCCGCTGCCCCGATGGCACCGGCACCTTCGTCACCACGCAGGCCAGTACCCGCGGCAGCACGAACAACTGTGGTGCGCCCACTGCCGCCGTGAAGATCAATGAGGTGGAGAGCAACGGAGACGTCGTCGGGGATTGGGTGGAGCTCTTCAACACCTCGGCGCAGCCCGTCGATCTCTCCGGCTATGTGTTCCGTGACAATGACAATACGCGCGGCTACACGCTGCCCGGCGGCACGGTGATTCCCGCCAACGGCTATCTGGTGCTGCTGGAGAGCCAGTTTGGCTTCGGGCTCGGGGGCGGCGACGAGGCCCGCCTCTTTGCACCGGGGGGCGTCACGCTGGTAGACAGCTACGCGTGGCCTACCCATGCAGCGCTCACCTATGGTCGCTGCCCGGATGGCACGGGCGCCTTCGCTTCCACCACGGTGTCCACACGCGGCACGGCCAACGTCTGCGGCACACCACTCTCGTTTCTCGCCTGGCCCGGCAGCGCCACGGTCAGCACCGTGGACGCGGCCAATACGTTCGGCAGCAACATGAGCGGCCTGTCCTTCCAGAGTGTGGCGGGTGTTCCGACCGGTGTGGTGTGGGCGGTCAAGAACGGACCGGGCACGCTGTACCGTCTCACCAACGTGAACGGCATCTGGACACCGCGGGCATCGCGCCTGTGGAGCAACGGCAAGGCGCTGCGCTATCCCGATGGCACGGGTGATGTGGACGCGGAAGGCGTGGTGGCACGCGGTACGGCCATTTATGTGTCGGCCGAGCGCAACAACAACGCGAGCAGCGTGAGTCGCCTGAGCATCCTGCGCTATGATGTGGCGGTGGAAAACGGCGCGACCCTCGTAGCGACACACGAGTGGAATCTGACAGCGGCACTGCCGGCCGTTGGCGCAAATCTTGGTCTCGAAGGCATCACCTTCGTACCCGATGCGTATCTCACCGCGCGTGGTTTCCTGGACGAGAGCAAGGGTCGCGCGTACTCGCCGGCCGACTACCCCAATCATCAGGGGGGTCTCTTCCTCGTGGCCGTGGAAGGCACCGGCATGGTGCATGCCTTCGCGCTCGATCATGTGAACGGCAGCTTCACCCGCGTGGCGTCGTTTGCGGGCGGATACCCGGGGGCCATGGACCTGACCTTTGATGCGGAACTCGGGCAGCTGTGGGTGATCTGCGACGCACCTGTCAGGGTCGCAGCGCCGTGCATCGCATCGACACGCAGGATGGTTCGGTCACACGTGGCCAGTTCGTCGTGCGCGAGCGTTTCGAGCGTCCGACGGGCTTGCCCAACACCAACAACGAAGGCTTCACGTTCGCGCCGCTATCGGCTTGCGTGA
- a CDS encoding PH domain-containing protein, with amino-acid sequence MFKKFAAEALGLSDIGIIVQPKDFDKVDADDYLFHEDQERIYFLIKSKKDEYCFTNLALIHVDGESAISSKRAIRRYDYAYYAIGNVGIETAGTIDLDVELKFSIGDKLFSIDVRKDYLEALKDIYKALHTIGKLQRQDEIARNNAMSAASVVGSMLKLNSPAAPGAVVEHYQSMLAALNTAVLEQHLRKDFSGVFEKYIHA; translated from the coding sequence ATGTTCAAGAAATTCGCCGCCGAGGCCCTCGGGCTCAGCGACATCGGCATCATCGTGCAGCCGAAGGATTTCGACAAGGTCGATGCCGACGACTACCTGTTCCACGAAGATCAGGAGCGCATCTATTTCCTGATCAAGTCGAAGAAGGACGAGTACTGCTTCACCAACCTCGCCCTCATTCATGTGGACGGCGAAAGTGCCATCTCGAGCAAGCGCGCCATTCGCCGCTACGACTATGCCTACTACGCCATTGGCAATGTCGGTATCGAAACGGCCGGCACGATCGATCTGGACGTGGAGCTCAAGTTCAGCATCGGCGACAAGCTGTTCAGCATCGATGTGCGCAAGGACTATCTCGAGGCCCTGAAGGACATCTACAAGGCGCTGCACACCATCGGCAAGCTGCAGCGTCAGGACGAGATCGCGCGCAACAACGCCATGTCGGCGGCCTCGGTGGTGGGCTCCATGCTCAAGCTCAACAGCCCGGCGGCGCCCGGCGCCGTGGTGGAGCACTACCAGTCCATGCTGGCGGCTCTCAATACGGCGGTGCTCGAGCAGCACCTGCGCAAGGACTTCAGCGGCGTCTTCGAGAAGTACATTCACGCCTGA